ACATCTCTGACGACCTTCTCATCGCCGCCGACGTCGTCACCGCCCTGGTCGATGAGCTCCAGAAAGGGCCGGACGCCATCCGGGTGAGGGCCAGCCTCGTCGAGGGGCGGGTCATCTCCCGCTCCGGGGACGTCTTCGGCCCCACCGTCAACCTGGCCTCCCGGCTCGTGGACGCGGCCGAACCCGGCGGTATCCGCCTGGACGAGTCCACCGCCATGGCCATCCTCCGCTCGCCGGAGGCGGCACGGTACCGGGTGGGGCAGTGCCATGAGGTGGTGGCCAAAGGGCTGGGGCAGATCGTGCCCTGGTCGCTGGAGCGGACCTCGCCGACCCGCCCCTGAGTCGGAGCCGTCGTTCCGTTACCATCTCGTGATTTTCTGTCCGTTCGGCTTGTGAACGAGCCTCTCGAGCTCGAGGTTTTCCGCGGTATCGTCGCCGAAACGTGTTCTTGGTGTGAGCGGGTGGGGGAGTCGCCGCCCCGGAACTGGTCACGTCTTGGTATCTTCTCCACCCCTGGGACGATGGCGGTGGGGCGTGTCGTCACCTAACATCGCGGATGTGACAACTGTTCTGCTCGTCGAAGACGACCCTGCCATCTCCGAACCCCTCGCCCGCGCCTTTGGACGCGAGGGCTATGAGGTCCTGACTCATGGCACCGGTAAAGGCGCCCTCGAGGAGGTCTCGGCCGCTGACATCATCGTCCTGGACCTGGGGCTGCCGGATATCGACGGCCTGGACGTGGCCCGTCAGGTGCGGGCCCAGGGCCTAACCATTCCGATCCTCATGCTCACCGCCCGTAGCGAGGACTCCGACCTCGTCGTCGGTCTGGATGCCGGAGCCGATGACTACGTCACCAAGCCCTTCCGCCTGGCCGAGCTGTTGGCGCGCGTGCGGGCGCAGGTCCGCCGCGCCTCGGGGGAGGCCACCGAGGATGAGTTGAGCGTCGGTGAGATCCGAGTCGACGTCGCTGCTCACCGGGCCTTCGTCGGTTCGCGCGAGCTGCAGCTGACAACCCGGGAGTTCGAGCTGCTCCGGGTCCTGGTGCGTGCCGGCGGCAAGGTCGTCTCCGGTGAGGACATCCTCAAGGAGGTCTGGGGTGAGGACCCCACCGGCAGCCCCCAGACCCTCCAGATGCACGTGACCTGGCTGCGTCGCAAGCTCGGTGACGATGAGGAGCGGCCTGCGCTTCTGCTGGCCCAGGAGGACGGTTACCTCCTGAGCGTCGGTTGAGCCGCTGACCGGGAGGGCCTCCCCGGAGGAGTGACGGGTTCCCACGCCGCCTCGATGAGCTGATCGGGGCTGAAGGAGGACGTGCCATGCGGCGTTACGCCATGACGATGACGATGTCGGCGGTGTCCGTGGCCGTCGTCCTGCTGGGACTGCCGCTGGGTGGCGCCTGGATCGTCAGCGCGTTGCGCTCCGCCGGAAGCGGTGACCGGGTCATCATCATCGGCACGGTCATCCTCACGGTTCTGGTGCTCACCGGTACCGCGCTCACGGCGGCCTCCGTTGTGGCCTCCCGGGTCTCCAGGCGCATCTCGGCCCCGCTCATCTACCTGGCTGCTGAGGCCGAGCAGCTCGGCAGCGGTCAGGTCCGCCCGAGGCTGCGCTCCTCGGGGATCGAGGAGATCGACCTGGTCCAGGCCGAGCTTGTGCGCTCGGCCGAGCGCGTGGCCGGGCGCATCGCCGCTGAGCGACAGTTCGCCTCCGATGCCTCCCACCAGCTGCGCACGCCGCTGACCAGCTTGTCACTGCGTCTGGAGGAGATCGAGCTGCTCGCGGGTGAGGAGGAGGTGCGGGCGGAGGCCCACGCCTGCCTGGAGCAGGTTGAGAGGCTCACCGGCGTTGTTGAGGACCTGCTCAAGGTCTCGCGCCGTTCCGGGGGCGGGACCACGGAGGCGCTTCACCTCAAGGACATCTTCGCTCAGCAGCGCGAGGAGTGGGAGCCGGCCTTCGAGCAGGCCGGGCGCACCATCACCTTCTCCGATGAGATCAGCCACCCGGTGCTGGCCACGCCCGGGTCCCTGGCCCAGGTGCTGGCCACCGTCATTGAGAACTCCCTGCGCTACGGGGCCGGGACGACCTCGGTGAGTGTGCGTGGGGCCAACGGCGGTCATGCGGTCTTCATCGACATCGCCGATGAAGGAGAGGGCGTGGCCGAGGACATCGCACCGCACGTCTTCGAGCGGCATGTCTCCGGCTACGGCTCCACCGGCGTCGGGCTGGCCCTGGCCAAGGACCTCGTCGAGGCCGACGGCGGCCGCATCGAGCTGTCGCAGCGCAGCCCGGCCGTCTTCTCCATCCTGCTCAACGCCGTCCCCAAGTCCCTGGACCCTAACAACGTCCTCCCGCAGGGCGCGCTGGTCTCGGTGGGCCGGCGTCGTCGCTTCTGAGTCGCTGCTGAACCCTCGCGCGACGACGAGGTGAGGGCTGAGAGGCGGGGCGTCAGGACTTCTGGCGGCGGGACTTGACGATCTTTGAGACGGCGGAGGCGAGCATCGGTGCCACCGAGATGAAGACGATCACCAGGATCATCGTGTCGATGTTCTCCCGGATCCACTCGAAGGAACCCAGGAAGTAGCCCAGCCAGGTGATGCCGAAGGCCCAGAAGGTGGCGCCCAGGACGTTGAAGGTGATGAAGTGGCGGTAGTGCATCTTGCCGACGCCCGCGATGACGGGGGTGAAGGTGCGCACGATCGGCACGAACTGGGCCAGGGTGACGGCCTTGCCACCGTGGCGCTCGAAGAAGTCCGAGGTGCGCTCCACGTACTCCTGCTTGAACAGACGGGAATCCGGCTTGTTGAAGATCGCCGGCCCCGCCTTGCGCCCGATGAGGTAGCCGGTCTGGTTGCCGGCGACGGCCGCGAGCCACACGAGGGGGGCCGCCACCCAGATGTGGACGGGAACTCCTTCGGCCGGGTTGGTCTCGCCGATGGCCACGAACATCCCCAGGGTGAACAGCAGTGAGTCACCGGGCAGGAAGAAGCCGATGAGCAGGCCGGTCTCGGCGAAGATGACGAGCATGACGCCGAGGATGGCCCAGGGGCCGATCCAGCCGACGAAGGCTTTGATGATGAAGGTGGCGTCGAGCCACTCGGGGCCGAGCATCGGTGCGTGGACTAAGGGGAGGGCGGTGGGCAGGTTCAGCGCCGGTGCCAAGGAAGTCAGGGCAGTCACCGTGCAAGGCTAAACGCTGTCCCGGCGGCCATGCCGTGAGAGCGATCCCCTCGGGGCTGTGGCATCGGGCACCCCGCAGACCACAGTTGATCGGACCGGTCCTATCGGGGCTCAGGGGCGAGCTGAACGGGAACGGCCGCAGACTCGGGCCCGCTGCCTGCCTGCCCCTGGGCGGTGGTGTTGTCGGTACTGTCGGTGTCGTCGCCGGGGGAGCGGTCCTTGTGCCCGGTGAAGACGATGTAGTGGTAGAAGACGAAGCGGAATGCCGTCCCCAGGCCGAAGCCGACGACGTAGGCGGCGACATTGTCCGCCAGCGGGGAGGTCAGCCCCAGGACGTGATGGGTGAACAGCAGGCAGAACTGTGTGATGGCGATACCGCCCAGGTTGGCCAGGACGAACAGCGTGGCCTCGCGGGCGACGTTCTTCTGGGTGCGGCCCCGGTAGGTCCAGTAGCGGTTCGCGATCCATGAGAAGACGGTCGCCGTCGAGGAGGCCATCAGCTGGGCGGAGTTGGGGTGACCGGAGAGGACACCGGTGGGGCCGTGCTGGAGCAGGTTGAACAGGCCGACGTCGATCACGTAGGCCGCAGCGCCCACCATGCCGAACTGCATGAACTCCTTGACGAGGGCGATGAGCCTCTGGGTCAAGGAGTTGCCGGAGGAGCGCGTCATGGCGGGCATCCTATGCCGATCACAGTCAGGTCACGCAAACCGGGGCCGCTCACGGCACCCAGTGAACACTGACGCTGCCCAGGTCCCACACCCACGAGACCCACAGCAGCTGGCCGGCGACGCAGGCCGCCAGCAGGGCCAACCGTCGGCGGATGGTGCCGGCCGCCGCGGCCAGCGCCCAGCCCACCGGGGCCAGGGGCAGCAGGAGACGCAGCACCGACGTCGTCGGATCGAAGAAGACCAGGAGGTAGAGCAGGTAACCCAGGCACCAGAACCAGGCCGCGGGCCCCAGGGCCCGCAGGCTCGGGGCGCTCAGGAGCAGGCCCACGGCGACAAGCACGACGACCAGCAGGGCCGGACCCAGGTGCGGACCCACCCAGTCGCCCAGGCGGACTGCCCACTGCACGACGGGCGCCAGGTCCGCCCCACGCCAGGAGGTCTCGGTGGCGGTGTAGGCGTCCTGTCGGCCCGTGACCAGCCAGGCGATGACCGGCCAGCTCAGGGCCGCCGAGCAGGTGAGCAGGGCCAGCGCCAGCAGTCGCAGGCGTGCGCCCGGCGCCTGAGGGGCGTGACCCGGCAGAAGACGGGAGAACCAGGTGGGTGGGACCCAGCCCCGGGCGCAGGCCACCTCCCAGACCCACCACAGCCCCAGCGCCGCCCCCAGCGGGACACCGATGGGGCGGGCGAAGCAGGCCGCCAGCGCCACGGGGATAGCGGCCAGTGCCCGCCCACGGCTCACCAGCCACAGCGTCAGCCCTACCAGGACCAGCCCCAGGGGCTCGGCGTAGGGGACCTGGAGAACCGCGGCGCACGGCGAGGACCAGACCAGAGCCACCGCCCACAGGGAGGCCCGGCCGCCCGTCAGTGGTGAGAGCCAGCGGTCCATGACGATCGCCGCCGACGCCGAGGCCAGGACCGACACGAGGGCGGCGCGCACGTAGAAGGACCAGCCGGTCCATCCCAGCAGGGAGGCCACAGCGCTCAGCAGTGGCATGAAGGCCCACGTGTTCTGGGCCACTCGTCCGTCGTCGCCGACGGGCAGCCGCTCCGGGTAGCCCTCCTCAACGATCCGGTTGTACCAGCCGGCGTCCCAGAAGCGCAGGTGCTCCTCCCAGGACGGCGCGGCCCCAGCCCACGGGGTGACGGGCGTGTCCTGGGCGCCCAGCCGCAGAATGATGAAGGTCAGGGTGCTCGCCACCGCCCAGACCGTCAGGACCTGGAGCCAACGGCGCGGCCCCGAGGCAGCGCCGTGCGTCGAAAACGAGGGCAGGGCCTGGCGGGAGGTGGAGGACGCGGAGGACTCTGAGACGGGTGGGGTCACGGCCCCACCCTACGGTCTGGACCCGGGCGCGGTGAGGATGAGCGACATGCGGGTAGCCTTGGGGTGTGAGCGCACCCATCGTCGCCGTGATCGGAGGCGGGCAGCTGGCCCGCATGATGCAGGAGGAGGCCAGTGCTCTGGGGATTCACCTCAGAGCACTGGTGGAGGCCGCGGACGGGTCCACCGGACAGGTGACCCCGGACGCCCCCGTCGGGGCCGCCGACGACGAGGCTGCCGTGCGCGCCGTCGTCACCGGGGACGGGACTGACGGGCCCGCAGGGGGGCCTGCCTCGGTTCTCACCTTCGAGCACGAGCACCAGGACTCGGCCCTTCTGGAGAGGCTCCAGGCCGAGGGAGTCAGTGTCCAGCCCACCCCGCAGGCCCTGACCCTGGCGCGCGACAAGCTCGCCATGCGGAGGATGATGAGCGGGGCCGGGCTCCCGCAGCCCGCCTGGGCGGAGATCGGCGGGCCGCAGCAGGAGAGCACCGAGCAGATGGTCGATGCCATTGAGGCCTTCGCCGCCGAGCACGGCTGGCCCGTGGTCCTCAAGACGCCGCGTGGAGGCTATGACGGCCACGGGGTGCTGCTGGTGCGCAGCGCCGAGTCCCTGCGCCAGGGCGAGGCGGCCGAGTGGATCGCCTCGGTGGCGCGCGCCCGAGCTGGCCAGGGCGACGGCCGCGGGGCCGGAGGGGGAGGCAGCCTCGGAGGAGCAGCGGTGACCAGTCTCCTGGTGGAGCAGGCGATCCCCTTCACTCGCGAGCTCGCCGTCCTGCTGGCCCGCACCCCCAGCGGGCAGGTCGCGGTGTGGCCGGTTGCCCAGACGGTCCAGGAGGACGGCATGTGCGCCGAGGTCCTGGCGCCGGCGCCCGGTCTCGACTCGGCCGCCGTCGAGGAGGCCGAGCTCATCGGCCGCACGGTCGCCGAGCGCGCCGGGGTGACCGGGGTGCTCGCCGTCGAGCTCTTCGCCGTGGAGACCTTCGGGGAGCCCACGCGCCTGTACGTCAACGAGCTGGCGATGCGTCCCCACAACTCCGGGCACTGGACCCAGGACGGGGCCGTCACCAGCCAGTTCGCCCAGCACCTGCGGGCGGTTCTCGACCTGCCGCTGGGGGCCACGGAGGCCACGGCGCCCACCACCGTCATGGTCAACCTCATTGGCGGCCGTCGCGAGCCGGGACCCGATGTCCTGGCCCGGGCCATGGCCGCGCACCCCGAGGCCCGCATCCACCTCTACGGCAAGCAATGGCGAACGGGACGCAAGCTCGGGCACGTCACCATGACGGTCGGCCCGGACCAGGAGGTCGCCGACGTCGTCGAGCAGGCGCGCGGGGCCGTCGCCATCCTGCGCGGGGACGCCTGAGCCGGCCGCATTCAGACCACGGCACGCAGGACACGACAGAACACTGCAGGACACCGAAAACAGGGAGGACGTTGATGAACGAGGTCAGCGCAACGACGGCGGACATGCAGGACGCGGGACGACCGGTGGTCGGCATCGTCATGGGGTCGGACTCGGACTGGCCGGTCATGGGGGCCGCAGCCGAGGTCCTCGACGAGTTCAAGGTGGCCTATGAGGCCGACGTCGTCTCCGCCCACCGCATGCCCACCGAGATGATCGACTACGGGCGCACCGCTGCTGAGCGGGGGCTGCGGGTCATTATCGCCGGCGCCGGGGGAGCGGCCCACCTTCCCGGAATGCTGGCGGCCGTCACCGAGCTGCCGGTTATCGGGGTGCCGGTGCCGCTGAAGTACCTCGATGGCATGGACTCTCTGCTGTCCATCGTGCAGATGCCCGCCGGGGTCCCGGTGGCCACCGTCTCCATCGGCGGGGCCCGCAATGCCGGGCTGCTGGCGGTGCGCATCCTCGCCTCCGGTCAGGGGCCGGAGGCCGCTCGCCTGGGGGCTGCGATGCGGGCCTTCCAGATGGACCTCAGCGAGGTCGCCCACGCCAAGGGCGCCGCCCTGCGCGAGCGGCTGCAGGATTGATGATCAACCGTTTGCGGGACGAGCGCGAAGGTCGCTGGCTGTGTCAGGAGCCGGCCTTGAAGGCCTCTTGCCAGAACTCATCGGCGTCCTAGTCGGCTTTCATTCCCAGGGCATTCAGTGGGATGCGTTGATATTCGCCTAAAAGAGAGTGCAGCCTCAGACCTGAATCATGACAGATTGATGGCTCTTCGTGTTTGAGGGTGTGGTAGGTGGGGCTTGTCGGCTGGTTTAGGTGGTTGCTGCCGGGTGGTCTTTGAGGCGTCCGGTGTGGATGAGGCTGCGGATGGTGTAGCTGGTGAGGTTGCGGAAGTCCAGGGCGATGCCGCGTAGGTGCTCCAGGCGTCCGTTGATCGCCTGACGTGGGGCCGTTGGAGGTGCGGGGGCGGTCGAAGTAGGCCAGGACGTCCTGGCTGCGGCTGATCAGGGTTCTGGCCAGTGTCTGGATCTCCTCAAGCCCGTCGGGGATGGCCTGCCTCAGGGAGTCGATGAGCTGTTGCGTCAGGTACTTTCCCAGAACCGCCTCCTCGGCGCGGTAGGCCTGGATGAGGCGCTGGTAGACGCCCCAGGAGGCCTGGACCGCAGCGTGGCGATCATCAGCGAAGAGGGTCTCGAGACGCTCGGTCTGGGCGTCGGTGAGCAGGCCGGCCCCGGTCAGCGGAGTGCGCCGGGCCCGGTAGAGCCGGTCACCCGCTCGGCCCCGCCGGCCCGTGATCGCCCGTTGGATGCTACGGCGGCACTGGTCGAGCTTGTCTCCTGCTAGGGACACGACGTGAAAGGGGTCCATGACCGCCCGGGCCTGTGGGAGCTCCTCGCCGGCGGCGCTCTTGGGACCCGGTGAAAAACCGCCCCGTGGCTACCACCTCGACCCGCCCACGCCAGTCCTGGTCGCGCTGGGAGAGCCAGGTCTTGTAGGGGCTTCTTGGACCGGCCCGGGACCACGTCCACAAGCCGGGCCGGACCACTGCGGTCGCGTACGGGGGTCAGGTCGATGATGACGGTGACATAGCGGTCGCCCCGCCTGGTGTGGCGCCACACAGAGGGGGTACCTCCCGTATGAGAGCGAAGCGCGCGGGGGAGTCGTCGACGCCGAGGACCTCCACCCCCTTGAATCGGTCGGGCGCCTCGTTGAGGATCTGCTTGGCTCGGGTCAGGATTGCGTTGTTGGTGGTGTGCCAGGAGATCCCCAGAGCGGCTGCCACCCGACAGACCGACATGCACTCCAGGGCAAGGGCCCGCAGCCCCCACTCCACCGCCGCGCGGGTCAGCCGGGTCCTGGGCTCAGCCAAGCTGGAGGTGTCCTGTCTCCACACCCGGCGGCAGTGGGTGCAGGCGAAGCGCCGCAGGCGCACCACCAGCTGCGTGGGCCTCCACCCCACCGGTACGTGGGCCAGGCGCCGTCCCACGAGCCCGCCCCTGGGCGCCGCAGGCCTTGCAGAAGGGGTCCTCGAACCCGGTCGGCATGCGGCACTCGATCACCGCGCGCTCCGCCGTGAGGTGCTGGCCCACCGCGGTCAGCCCCAGGGCGTCCAGCCCCAGGAAGGTCGTCAGATCAGGGCCGGTGAAGGTAGTCTCAGGCACATCGAGGTCTCTCAGGTGGCGTGTGTAGTAGCTCCCATCATCGGGGGACCTCGACCCCTACCCGGCGTAACGACGCGCCCGCCCCACCTATACACTTCAATAGGCTTCACCTACCACACCCCCAAACGCGAAGAGCCGGTTTGTCCTCTCATTGCAGGGGGTTGGCATGTAAAAACCCCCGATTTGGGCGTGCTCTGACGAGCGAGAGGCCTGGGGGTGTTGTGGGGTCAGTCTACACGGGTTTACGAGGTGCGAGGGGGGTGGGCAAAGGGCGCACCGATCTGTGTTGTCTCATGACTTCTGGGAGTTTCGGATGTCATGACATCTCAAGGCACTGGTGGGGCGAGTGGATCGGTCCTGATTGCCGTTGCTTGCCTCGTCGGTAGGGGACTGACCGGGCTGCTCGCAGTCGTTCGGATGGCTCCCGGCATCGTCTGGACGCAATGCACGAAGGTTGGGTGCTACTGGAGGAGGGTTGGGTGTACTCCAGGTAGGTGGGGCCTTCGTGCAGTACGCACAACCCTTGGCCAGTAGATCCCGACCCTCGTGGAGCAGGCCGACTCGGGCCCACTCGAGCCAGTTCTGGGCGGACCCGGCGTCGAACCATGACCACCGGGACCCTGTGTAGACAGCGGGCAGGGAGCGGTGGGGGTGGACCTATGACGGAGGCGTCGGGCTGTGCCGTAAGAACCCCTGACTCACTCCTGCGCGGCCCGGTGTCCACAGCGCTGACATTACCGAGCCTGCCGGCGAATCACCCAGCGGAGATCGTTGGAATACTGCGGTTCTTCTTCGGTGTGCAGCGCCGGTGCGGGGTTGATGTCAGCACCGTGGACACCCACACCCCGTCATGCTCCGTCATGCCTCGCCCCTCAGCCGCCCTCGCCTCCAGGGCCACCAGCCTGCCCCGGGTTCCCGCCCGAGCGAGTGTCTCAGAAGTCATGACACTAAGATGTCTCAGAAGTGAGGAGACAACACAGTACCCCCAAGGTGCGACCTCGAGCCTGAGGATACGAACTCGTGAATGGCGGGTAGACGACGCGTGGATCTCGCGTTCGTTTCTGTTCGTTTCTGAGCGAGCGTGGGTAGACTGTGGACATGAGCATTCTCGTTGCTGGAGGCGCCGGCTACATCGGCGCGCATGTGGTCCGACTTCTCCTCGAGCGCGGGGAGGAGGTCGTCGTCGTCGTCGATGACCTGTCCTACGGGACGCCGGAGCGAGTCAAGGGAGCCTCCCTCGTCGAGCTCGACGTCGCCAGCGGCCAGGCCCCCGAGGCTCTCGCCGAGGTCATGAGCACGCGCGGCGTCACCGCCGTCATCCACTTCGCCGCCCGCAAGCAGGTGGGCGAGTCCGTCGAGCGCCCCGCCTGGTACTACCAGCAGAACGTCGGCGGCCTGGCGAACATGCTGCTGGCCATGGAGACGGCCGGCGTCAAGCAGATGATCTTCTCCTCCTCGGCCGCCGTCTACGGCATGCCCCCGGTAGAGGTCGTTCCCGAGGACATCGACTGCCACCCCATCAACCCCTACGGCGAGACCAAACTCATCGGGGAGTGGATGATGGCTGACGCCGAGAAGGCCTGGGGGCTGCGCTGGGCCGGCCTGCGCTACTTCAATGTCGCCGGAGCCGGCTGGGACGACCTGGGCGACATGGCCACCCTCAACCTCATCCCCATGGTCCTCGACCGCCTCGCCAAGGGCGAGACCCCCAAGATCTTCGGCACTGACTACCCCACCCCCGACGGCACCTGCGTGCGCGACTACATCCACGTCAAGGACCTGGCGGTCGCCCACATTGCCGCCCTGGACTACCTGGCCGGCGGCCAGGAGATGGCCGAGCACGTCTTCAACGTCGGCACCGGCCAGGGCGCCTCGGTGCGGGAGGTCGTCTCCAAGGTCATCGCCTCCACGGGCCTGGACCTGGAGCCCGAGGAGCTCGCCCGCCGCGCCGGCGACCCTCCCCAGCTCATCGGCAACGCTACCCGCATCGGCGAGGTCCTGGGGTGGAAGGCCGAGCACGACCTGGACGACATCGTCACCTCCTCCTACACCTCCTGGCAGGCCGACCCCAACCGGCCCCACTTCGGCTGAGCGTCAGGACTGGTTGAAGTCCGCGGCCGTCAGCTTCCCGTCGCGCAGCTTCGAGAAGAAGTTCGGGGCGGTGGTGTCCTGCAGCAGTACCGTCTCGCCGATGTCGGCGTCCTCGGGGGAGTAGGCGGGGTCCTCAATGGGCGGGGCGCCGGTCAGACCGCTGCCGGAGGCGGAGCGGAAGGCCAGGACCATCTGGGCGATGCTCATGGTGCCGGCGCTACGATCCACCGTGAGCGCGTTCGTGCCGGCGTCGACCAGCGCGTCCTGCCGGGAGAAGGAGAAGGCGGTGGACGGCGCTGCCGCCTTGGATACCACTGCGGAGATGACGGCGCGCTGGCGCTGACCGCGACCCACGTCACCGTTCGGGTCCGACTTGCGCATCCGGGAGTAGGCCAGCGCCTTCGTCCCGTCCACCGTCTGACACGTGCCCTGAGAGGTGTCCCAGACCAGGCCGGAGTCCTCATCGGCGACGTCGTAGTCCAGGCAGACGTTGACCCCGCCGACGGCGTCGACCATCTGGGACACCCCGGTCATGCCGACCTCCACATAGTGGTCCACGGTCAGCCCGGAGAGCTTCTCCACGGTCTGGACCAGCAGCTTGGGGCCGCCGAAGGAGTAGGCGGCGTTGATCTTGTTCTCCCCGTACTCGGGGATGTCTACGTAGGTGTCGCGCGGCAGGGAGGTCAGGCTCGTCTGCCCGTTGTCCGCCTTGTGCAGCAGCATGACGGAGTCGGCACGCGCCCCCTCGGTCTCGTCCTGAACGGCGCCCCCACGTGCATCCGATCCCACGATGAGCCAGGTCTCGCCGGGAGTGTCTGCCGCCCCGGACAGGGCATCGACGCGGTGGAGCTGGGAGGAGACGTCGTTCCACAGCCAGGCGACCCGCGCTGCGATGAGAGCCAGGACGACGACGATGACGACGACTGTCCAGCCCACGATCCGGCGCCACCTCGGACGGGAGCGCTGCGGTCGCCGCGGACGCTCGGGCCTGAGCGACGGCCCACCCGCAGCGGGCTCGCGCGGGGACTGCGGGGCCGAGGAGCCCACGGGGTAGGTGCCGCGCCGCACGGGCATCGCCTGAGTGCGCTCCGGCTCGGACGCGCCGTTGCCGACGCCGGCATCCGGCTCCAAGGGGATGGCGCTCGACCCGGCCCGGGCGTGGCTGCCTCGCTGAGACGGCGCGGAGGAACGACGCGGCTGGACTGAGGGCGGCTGCTGGCCCTCCCGCACGGAGGCGGACTGAGCCGAGGCCGGCTGGTCACTGTCGTTGCGGCCCAGGACCGAGTGCCGCTGAGGGCGGCGGGCGGTCGGCGATGACGGGCGGCGCGGGGAACCGCCGGCAACGTCAGTGGGCTGGGCGACGGCCTCGCCGCCGGACGCCTCCCCGCGCTCGCGGCTGCGCTGGTTGACAGCATCAATGGGGCGCTGCCTGCGTTGAGGCCTGCCTCCACCGGAGCCCGGGGTGATTGAGGGCGGGAGTGAGTCGTCTGTCGGAGTCACACCACTGATTCTGCCTCAGGCGGGGCAGGCAGGGGTGGTCGGCTTCGCGGCGGGTTGCTGCTGAGGGGTACTCGCATTGGGGGCCTGAGTGGTCGGCGCCTGCGTCGGGGTGGCCTGGGAGGGGTCGGAGGTCTCAGCCGACTCGTCAGTGCTCTGCGAGGAGGAGTCGTTCGTGGTGGCGCTCGAGTCCGACGAGGCCGGGGCCGAGGTGTCGGTGGGGACGGGCTTGTCCTCCTCGAGGGCCTTCCAGACCTTCTTGGCGCCCTCAGAGGGGACCACCTGGTTCGGGTCAGCCGCGGGCTCGTTCGGCATAGTGACGAAGTTGATCTTGTCGATGCCCACGCCCTGGATGGAGTAGGCCAGACCCGACAGGTTGCCGATCTGACCGATGCGCTCAGACGTGGTGAGGGTCTCCAGGGTGCTGGTGAGGAAGCCGGACTGCGTCAGGAGGCTGGAGGACAGCGCCTTGGAGGCCATCGCTCTCATGAGGTTCTGCTGACGGGTGATGCGGGAGAGATCCGAGCCGTCGCTCACCCCGTGCCGGACACGGGCGTACTGCAGGGCGTTCTCGCCGTCCAGCTTCTGGCAACCCTCAGCGAGCTTGAAACCGGTGTACTCGGAGTCGTCAATGGCCTCATCGACCTGCACGTGGACGCCGCCGAGGGAGTCGACCACCTTGGACAGACCGGTGAAGTCAACGACGATGAAGTCGTCGATGCGCACGTTCGTCAGCGTCTCCACCGTCTTAAGGGTGCAGGCGGCTCCAGAGGCCACGGCCTTCTTGTCGTCACTGCTGCTGCCGGCCCCCTTGGCGAAGGCGGAGTTGAACGGTGCGTCCTCGCTGGCCTCGGTCTTCCCGCCATCGAGGGTGGTGCACTCGGGGATGTCGACCAGCGTGTCGCGGGGGATGGACACGGCATCGACGCGCTTGCGGTCGGCCGAGATGTGCATGACCAGCGCCGTGTCGGAGCGGGCCACGGAGACCTCGTCATCGCCTTGAGAGCCGTCGACGTTGTTGCTCCCCGCG
This region of Actinomyces oris genomic DNA includes:
- a CDS encoding 5-(carboxyamino)imidazole ribonucleotide synthase, whose product is MSAPIVAVIGGGQLARMMQEEASALGIHLRALVEAADGSTGQVTPDAPVGAADDEAAVRAVVTGDGTDGPAGGPASVLTFEHEHQDSALLERLQAEGVSVQPTPQALTLARDKLAMRRMMSGAGLPQPAWAEIGGPQQESTEQMVDAIEAFAAEHGWPVVLKTPRGGYDGHGVLLVRSAESLRQGEAAEWIASVARARAGQGDGRGAGGGGSLGGAAVTSLLVEQAIPFTRELAVLLARTPSGQVAVWPVAQTVQEDGMCAEVLAPAPGLDSAAVEEAELIGRTVAERAGVTGVLAVELFAVETFGEPTRLYVNELAMRPHNSGHWTQDGAVTSQFAQHLRAVLDLPLGATEATAPTTVMVNLIGGRREPGPDVLARAMAAHPEARIHLYGKQWRTGRKLGHVTMTVGPDQEVADVVEQARGAVAILRGDA
- a CDS encoding GtrA family protein, with the translated sequence MPAMTRSSGNSLTQRLIALVKEFMQFGMVGAAAYVIDVGLFNLLQHGPTGVLSGHPNSAQLMASSTATVFSWIANRYWTYRGRTQKNVAREATLFVLANLGGIAITQFCLLFTHHVLGLTSPLADNVAAYVVGFGLGTAFRFVFYHYIVFTGHKDRSPGDDTDSTDNTTAQGQAGSGPESAAVPVQLAPEPR
- a CDS encoding response regulator transcription factor yields the protein MTTVLLVEDDPAISEPLARAFGREGYEVLTHGTGKGALEEVSAADIIVLDLGLPDIDGLDVARQVRAQGLTIPILMLTARSEDSDLVVGLDAGADDYVTKPFRLAELLARVRAQVRRASGEATEDELSVGEIRVDVAAHRAFVGSRELQLTTREFELLRVLVRAGGKVVSGEDILKEVWGEDPTGSPQTLQMHVTWLRRKLGDDEERPALLLAQEDGYLLSVG
- a CDS encoding sensor histidine kinase, with the translated sequence MRRYAMTMTMSAVSVAVVLLGLPLGGAWIVSALRSAGSGDRVIIIGTVILTVLVLTGTALTAASVVASRVSRRISAPLIYLAAEAEQLGSGQVRPRLRSSGIEEIDLVQAELVRSAERVAGRIAAERQFASDASHQLRTPLTSLSLRLEEIELLAGEEEVRAEAHACLEQVERLTGVVEDLLKVSRRSGGGTTEALHLKDIFAQQREEWEPAFEQAGRTITFSDEISHPVLATPGSLAQVLATVIENSLRYGAGTTSVSVRGANGGHAVFIDIADEGEGVAEDIAPHVFERHVSGYGSTGVGLALAKDLVEADGGRIELSQRSPAVFSILLNAVPKSLDPNNVLPQGALVSVGRRRRF
- the galE gene encoding UDP-glucose 4-epimerase GalE: MSILVAGGAGYIGAHVVRLLLERGEEVVVVVDDLSYGTPERVKGASLVELDVASGQAPEALAEVMSTRGVTAVIHFAARKQVGESVERPAWYYQQNVGGLANMLLAMETAGVKQMIFSSSAAVYGMPPVEVVPEDIDCHPINPYGETKLIGEWMMADAEKAWGLRWAGLRYFNVAGAGWDDLGDMATLNLIPMVLDRLAKGETPKIFGTDYPTPDGTCVRDYIHVKDLAVAHIAALDYLAGGQEMAEHVFNVGTGQGASVREVVSKVIASTGLDLEPEELARRAGDPPQLIGNATRIGEVLGWKAEHDLDDIVTSSYTSWQADPNRPHFG
- a CDS encoding VTT domain-containing protein — encoded protein: MTALTSLAPALNLPTALPLVHAPMLGPEWLDATFIIKAFVGWIGPWAILGVMLVIFAETGLLIGFFLPGDSLLFTLGMFVAIGETNPAEGVPVHIWVAAPLVWLAAVAGNQTGYLIGRKAGPAIFNKPDSRLFKQEYVERTSDFFERHGGKAVTLAQFVPIVRTFTPVIAGVGKMHYRHFITFNVLGATFWAFGITWLGYFLGSFEWIRENIDTMILVIVFISVAPMLASAVSKIVKSRRQKS
- the purE gene encoding 5-(carboxyamino)imidazole ribonucleotide mutase; translated protein: MNEVSATTADMQDAGRPVVGIVMGSDSDWPVMGAAAEVLDEFKVAYEADVVSAHRMPTEMIDYGRTAAERGLRVIIAGAGGAAHLPGMLAAVTELPVIGVPVPLKYLDGMDSLLSIVQMPAGVPVATVSIGGARNAGLLAVRILASGQGPEAARLGAAMRAFQMDLSEVAHAKGAALRERLQD